In one Sporocytophaga myxococcoides genomic region, the following are encoded:
- a CDS encoding glycosyltransferase family 4 protein, with translation MKIAISVNSSWNIFNFRLGLARHLMNCGFEVYAISPEDEFSPELISAGLGYFPVNVQSKGSSMFHDIRYMLKLRSIYRRIKPDLILHYTIKPNIYGTLAAASLGIPVINNVSGLGTVFLHDNFSTKIAKALYRLAFKFPQKVFFQNEDDRSLFVRKNLIAFNKTALIPGSGVDTEKFRPNERKSFKKGDPFRFLLVARLLYDKGIIEYIKAIELIRSRTDAVFMLAGSLDEETKLGIPASQLEDWINKGLIEYKGFEKNSLKLYHEADCVVLPSYREGTSKSLLEAASCGIPIVTTDVPGCREVVEDGINGFLCKVKDPKDLGMKMEALYNLPEEAYSKMSIKSREKAQKQFDEKIVIKTYETSIRQILEEKIAQKL, from the coding sequence ATGAAAATTGCTATTTCTGTCAATTCTAGCTGGAACATTTTCAATTTCCGATTGGGACTTGCCAGACATTTAATGAATTGCGGATTTGAAGTATATGCAATTTCTCCGGAAGATGAATTTTCTCCAGAACTTATCAGTGCAGGCCTTGGATATTTTCCAGTCAACGTTCAGAGCAAAGGCAGCAGCATGTTCCATGACATCCGATACATGCTGAAGCTCAGGTCAATCTATAGAAGAATTAAACCTGATCTCATCTTACACTATACGATTAAGCCCAATATTTATGGAACCCTAGCTGCTGCAAGCCTTGGAATTCCTGTGATTAATAATGTATCCGGGCTTGGAACTGTTTTTTTACATGATAATTTTTCCACAAAAATTGCCAAAGCGCTTTACAGACTGGCATTCAAATTTCCCCAGAAGGTATTTTTTCAGAATGAAGATGATAGAAGCTTATTCGTCAGAAAAAATCTGATTGCTTTCAATAAAACTGCTTTGATCCCCGGATCTGGCGTTGATACAGAAAAATTTCGCCCCAATGAAAGAAAGAGTTTTAAGAAAGGAGATCCTTTTAGGTTTTTGCTTGTTGCAAGGCTGCTCTATGATAAGGGAATTATCGAATACATAAAAGCAATAGAGTTAATCAGGTCAAGAACAGATGCTGTATTTATGCTTGCCGGGAGTCTTGATGAAGAAACAAAGCTTGGAATTCCCGCTTCTCAGCTGGAAGACTGGATAAACAAGGGCTTAATTGAATACAAAGGTTTTGAAAAGAATTCTCTCAAATTGTACCATGAAGCAGATTGTGTAGTCTTGCCAAGTTATAGAGAAGGCACTTCCAAAAGCCTGCTTGAAGCTGCATCGTGTGGAATACCGATAGTTACGACTGATGTGCCAGGTTGCAGGGAAGTTGTTGAAGACGGGATTAATGGATTTTTGTGCAAAGTCAAAGACCCAAAGGACCTGGGAATGAAAATGGAAGCCTTGTACAACTTGCCGGAAGAAGCATATTCAAAAATGTCTATTAAATCGCGGGAAAAAGCTCAAAAGCAATTTGATGAAAAAATAGTTATTAAAACTTATGAAACTTCAATTAGGCAAATTTTAGAAGAGAAAATTGCTCAAAAACTATAA
- a CDS encoding SirB2 family protein: MTKGFLHTHNLVVVIFLITFIIKTVLLLLNRYEQLDKIREKTKVLEMIMGALILITGGYLLYATKNTQPYIIAKIVIVLACIPLGIVGLKKKNKALTVIALLGFFYVLGIALTKSITLTKQKIEVPAAVSDESSSASEGIIQENADNALSNAKAIYEQECSRCHGIDGKQGLAGAKDLTASQLSDAQKKEMILKGRGVMAGYEGRLSEQEIDNLVLYINTLKK, translated from the coding sequence ATGACCAAAGGCTTTTTGCACACACATAATCTTGTGGTGGTAATCTTCTTGATTACATTTATTATTAAAACGGTTCTTTTACTGTTAAATAGATACGAGCAACTCGACAAAATAAGGGAAAAGACCAAGGTTTTGGAGATGATTATGGGTGCACTTATCCTGATCACAGGAGGATATCTACTTTACGCAACGAAAAATACTCAACCTTATATTATTGCTAAAATTGTAATTGTGCTGGCCTGTATTCCTTTAGGAATTGTTGGTCTTAAAAAGAAAAACAAAGCTTTAACCGTAATTGCTTTATTGGGCTTCTTTTACGTGTTAGGTATTGCACTTACAAAAAGCATAACACTGACAAAGCAGAAAATCGAAGTTCCGGCAGCTGTATCTGATGAATCTTCATCAGCATCTGAAGGAATAATTCAGGAAAATGCTGACAATGCTCTAAGCAATGCGAAAGCAATATATGAGCAGGAATGTTCAAGATGTCATGGTATAGATGGGAAACAAGGCCTTGCAGGTGCAAAAGATCTTACCGCTTCCCAGCTTTCTGATGCTCAGAAAAAAGAAATGATTCTAAAGGGAAGAGGTGTGATGGCCGGCTATGAAGGCAGATTGTCTGAACAGGAAATAGATAATCTGGTTCTTTATATTAATACACTGAAGAAATAG
- the hflX gene encoding GTPase HflX has translation MKTNTGQETKKAVETAILVALIHKRQPQDRAKEYLEELAFLASTAGVETLAWFTQKVDHPDRRTFIGKGKLEEIQAYVTAHSVNRVIFDDDLSPSQLKNLENELKVRIYDRSLLILEIFMNRAQTAQARTQVELARYQYLLPRLTRMWTHLERQRGGTGTRGGSGEKEIETDKRVIRDQITLLKEKLKKIDMQNATQRKSRTDIVRVALVGYTNVGKSTLMNLLSKSDVFAENKLFATVDATVRKINYLNIPYLLSDTVGFIRKLPTTLIESFKSTLDEVREADILIHVVDISHPSFEEHIEVVNATLADIKAADKPVILVFNKIDQYHPEVEQSELDGEKISEAEVIKASLEQLKSSYLNKNQFATVFISATQRENIDELREIIGQKVKEKHLMIYPNYLIY, from the coding sequence ATGAAAACAAATACAGGACAAGAGACAAAAAAGGCAGTAGAAACAGCGATACTTGTAGCGCTTATTCATAAAAGACAACCTCAGGACAGGGCTAAGGAATACCTTGAAGAACTGGCATTTCTTGCCAGCACTGCTGGGGTAGAGACACTTGCATGGTTTACCCAAAAGGTAGACCATCCTGATCGTCGTACTTTTATAGGTAAAGGAAAGCTCGAAGAGATACAGGCATATGTGACCGCTCATTCTGTAAACAGGGTTATTTTTGATGATGACCTTTCTCCTTCTCAATTAAAAAACCTTGAGAATGAGCTTAAGGTAAGAATATATGATCGCAGTCTGCTTATTCTTGAAATCTTCATGAACAGGGCACAGACTGCTCAGGCCAGAACTCAGGTTGAGCTCGCCCGTTATCAATACCTGCTCCCTCGTCTTACAAGAATGTGGACACACCTTGAAAGACAAAGAGGAGGTACCGGAACCAGGGGGGGATCTGGAGAGAAAGAAATTGAAACCGATAAGCGGGTTATTCGTGACCAGATTACGCTTCTGAAAGAGAAGCTGAAAAAGATTGACATGCAAAATGCCACTCAGAGAAAATCCAGAACGGATATTGTAAGGGTTGCATTGGTAGGATATACCAATGTCGGTAAATCAACCCTTATGAATCTGCTTTCCAAATCTGATGTATTTGCTGAAAACAAGCTTTTTGCAACCGTTGATGCGACTGTCAGAAAGATCAATTATCTGAATATTCCATATTTGCTGTCTGATACAGTAGGTTTTATAAGAAAATTGCCGACAACGCTGATTGAGAGTTTTAAATCAACATTGGATGAAGTAAGGGAAGCGGATATATTGATTCATGTAGTGGATATTAGCCATCCATCATTTGAAGAACATATTGAAGTTGTAAATGCTACCCTGGCTGATATCAAAGCAGCTGATAAGCCTGTAATACTTGTATTCAATAAAATAGATCAATATCATCCAGAAGTCGAGCAAAGTGAGCTTGATGGAGAGAAAATAAGTGAGGCAGAGGTTATAAAGGCATCCCTGGAGCAATTGAAGTCGAGTTATCTTAATAAAAATCAGTTTGCGACGGTTTTTATAAGCGCTACTCAGAGAGAGAATATTGATGAATTAAGGGAGATCATAGGTCAGAAGGTCAAAGAAAAACACCTGATGATCTACCCGAATTATTTGATTTATTGA